A stretch of Vibrio aphrogenes DNA encodes these proteins:
- the trxB gene encoding thioredoxin-disulfide reductase: MSNVKHCNLLILGSGPAGYTAAVYAARANLNPVLVTGMQQGGQLTTTTEVENWPGDAEGLTGPGLMERMKEHAERFETEIVFDHIHTVDLNTRPFKLIGDSNQYTCDALIISTGASAKYLGLDSEEAFKGRGVSACATCDGFFYRNQKVAVVGGGNTAVEEALYLSNIAAEVHLIHRRDTFRAEKILINRLMDKVENGNIILHTERTLDEVIGDEMGVTGVKIKHTQTHDIETIDVMGAFIAIGHQPNTAIFQDQLDMKDGYIIVKSGLEGNATQTSIEGVFAAGDVMDHNYRQAITSAGTGCMAALDAERYLDTLQAKK; this comes from the coding sequence ATGAGCAACGTAAAGCATTGTAATCTACTTATCCTTGGTTCTGGCCCAGCCGGTTATACAGCGGCAGTGTATGCAGCTCGTGCCAACTTAAACCCAGTTCTCGTCACTGGCATGCAACAAGGTGGTCAATTAACCACGACAACCGAAGTTGAAAACTGGCCAGGTGATGCAGAAGGGTTAACAGGGCCAGGCTTAATGGAGCGTATGAAAGAACATGCTGAACGTTTCGAAACTGAAATCGTCTTTGACCATATTCATACTGTTGATTTAAACACTCGCCCATTCAAATTAATTGGCGATAGCAACCAATACACTTGCGATGCCCTTATTATTTCGACTGGTGCTTCCGCAAAATATCTTGGTTTAGACTCGGAAGAAGCCTTTAAAGGACGTGGCGTGTCTGCTTGTGCAACTTGTGATGGTTTCTTTTATCGTAACCAAAAAGTTGCGGTTGTCGGTGGTGGTAACACTGCCGTTGAAGAAGCGTTATACCTTTCAAATATTGCTGCTGAAGTCCACTTGATTCACCGTCGTGATACCTTCCGTGCGGAAAAGATCCTAATCAATCGCTTAATGGATAAGGTGGAAAACGGCAATATTATCTTACATACCGAGCGCACTTTAGACGAAGTGATTGGCGATGAAATGGGGGTAACGGGCGTTAAAATCAAACATACCCAAACTCATGATATTGAAACCATTGACGTCATGGGAGCTTTCATTGCTATCGGTCACCAACCTAACACTGCGATTTTCCAAGACCAACTCGACATGAAAGATGGCTATATCATCGTAAAATCAGGTTTAGAAGGTAACGCAACTCAAACCAGTATCGAAGGCGTCTTTGCCGCCGGTGATGTAATGGATCATAACTATCGCCAAGCTATCACTTCTGCGGGGACTGGCTGTATGGCGGCATTAGATGCTGAGCGCTACCTAGATACCTTACAGGCAAAAAAGTAA
- a CDS encoding DUF2797 domain-containing protein, producing the protein MESNITGTLAKLCSELSDHAQQPVQYSLPIGEHRIALNPYLGQTISLAHTGNIFCSSCGKKTKKSYSQGHCFVCMKKLASCDMCIMKPETCHYDAGTCREPEWGEANCMVDHYVYLSNTSSLKVGITRHSQIPTRWIDQGATQGLPIFKVKTRYISGLIEVELAKHIADKTNWRTLLKQDGEPLALEEQFKKLLPLVEATIADIQAQFGEDAVEILGNEITPIAYPVEQHPTKIVSHNFDKNPVVTGQLQGIKGQYLILDTGVINIRKFSSYEVTFNPQ; encoded by the coding sequence ATGGAAAGCAACATCACTGGAACACTGGCTAAACTCTGTTCTGAACTTTCAGACCACGCTCAACAGCCAGTACAATATTCTCTCCCAATTGGAGAGCATCGTATCGCCTTAAATCCTTATCTAGGGCAAACCATTTCCCTTGCTCATACTGGTAATATTTTCTGCTCATCGTGTGGTAAAAAGACTAAAAAAAGCTATTCACAAGGCCATTGCTTCGTTTGTATGAAGAAATTGGCCAGTTGCGATATGTGCATCATGAAACCAGAAACCTGCCATTACGATGCTGGCACTTGTCGTGAGCCTGAATGGGGTGAAGCCAATTGTATGGTTGATCATTATGTTTATTTATCAAATACTTCCAGTCTAAAAGTGGGCATTACTCGACACAGCCAAATACCGACTCGCTGGATAGATCAAGGTGCGACCCAAGGGCTGCCTATTTTCAAAGTCAAAACTCGTTATATTTCTGGCTTAATTGAAGTGGAGCTGGCTAAACATATTGCAGATAAAACCAATTGGCGAACCTTGTTAAAACAAGATGGAGAGCCCCTTGCTTTAGAGGAACAGTTTAAAAAGCTATTGCCATTAGTTGAAGCGACTATTGCCGATATTCAAGCTCAATTTGGTGAAGATGCCGTTGAGATTTTAGGCAATGAGATAACCCCGATCGCTTATCCTGTTGAGCAACATCCAACGAAAATCGTGTCGCACAACTTTGATAAAAACCCAGTGGTCACCGGCCAACTGCAAGGAATTAAAGGGCAATATTTAATTCTAGATACAGGTGTCATCAATATCCGTAAGTTTTCCTCTTACGAAGTGACCTTTAACCCTCAATAA
- a CDS encoding GGDEF domain-containing protein: protein MQNKIYIKIILILFVLNVMLSAFYFTVGQNKTLEITPQKYSYKVATDQVVNGKSTASLVLNRNTAIMDCELIDSDYPWRYCEITINLTDDVENGLDLSSFDRVYLDIDYQGPSHATDRVRFYIRNYESEIFKPEDDNTLKYNGIEYHPGEGSGGQDISFTKFQVLTWWLFDYNVPIENAGVNLDNVSMIQIATDSGSVLGKHTIKVNKIIFKGTYLSQRWFAYGLLAIWISAALIFLFNELYHLRRRAEKIHAHAKQLDQLNRDLNDKYTQATHKAMKDELTGASNRYAVRDWLDNITRRVRWGNAKLAMVYLDLDHFKAVNDNFGHMVGDLVLKEFVCLIQQQLRGNDHLVRWGGEEFIVFCPNSTLEGARSLAERIREQVETHSWPQIERLTCSFGVVEMFPGETVREMTARADEALYKAKKNGRNRVEIMRKLA from the coding sequence GTGCAAAATAAAATATACATTAAAATTATCCTCATCTTGTTTGTGCTGAATGTAATGTTATCTGCATTTTATTTTACTGTGGGTCAAAATAAGACATTGGAAATAACACCACAAAAATACTCTTATAAAGTCGCAACCGATCAGGTAGTTAATGGTAAAAGTACTGCATCATTAGTACTTAATCGAAATACAGCGATCATGGACTGTGAGTTGATTGACAGTGATTACCCATGGCGCTATTGCGAGATAACGATTAATTTAACTGATGATGTTGAAAATGGACTAGACTTATCCAGCTTTGATCGCGTGTATTTGGATATAGATTATCAAGGGCCAAGTCATGCGACAGACAGAGTGCGATTCTATATTCGAAATTATGAGTCTGAGATCTTTAAACCCGAAGATGATAACACCTTAAAATATAATGGAATTGAATATCATCCAGGTGAAGGTTCTGGTGGGCAAGATATTAGTTTTACGAAGTTCCAAGTACTGACCTGGTGGCTATTTGATTATAATGTGCCAATTGAAAATGCAGGGGTCAATCTTGATAATGTCTCTATGATTCAGATTGCGACTGATTCAGGTTCTGTATTGGGTAAACATACAATTAAAGTGAATAAAATTATTTTTAAAGGAACTTATTTATCTCAACGTTGGTTTGCTTATGGTTTACTTGCGATATGGATTAGTGCCGCATTAATCTTTTTATTTAATGAACTTTATCATTTACGTCGTCGAGCAGAAAAAATACACGCTCATGCTAAACAATTAGATCAACTAAATAGAGATCTTAATGACAAATATACTCAAGCGACTCATAAAGCCATGAAAGATGAATTAACCGGAGCGAGTAATCGATATGCAGTTCGTGATTGGCTAGATAATATTACTCGTCGTGTACGTTGGGGAAATGCAAAACTTGCGATGGTGTATTTGGATTTAGATCACTTTAAGGCGGTTAATGATAACTTTGGTCATATGGTGGGTGATTTAGTGCTAAAAGAGTTTGTGTGTTTAATCCAACAGCAATTACGTGGCAATGATCATTTAGTACGCTGGGGAGGCGAGGAGTTTATTGTTTTCTGTCCTAATTCGACTTTGGAAGGGGCAAGAAGTCTCGCGGAGCGTATCCGAGAACAAGTAGAAACGCATTCTTGGCCACAAATTGAACGTCTTACTTGTAGTTTTGGCGTGGTCGAAATGTTTCCTGGTGAAACGGTTAGGGAAATGACCGCCCGAGCTGATGAAGCCTTGTATAAAGCGAAAAAGAATGGCCGTAATCGGGTCGAAATTATGCGGAAGTTGGCGTAA
- a CDS encoding SanA/YdcF family protein, which translates to MLVTPEKKQTITKWFVRSLTLLSMLVVLFACTIALIDRMISWQTQSSIYHDIANVPHYEVGLVLGTSKYIGHTLNTYYSHRIDAAIELHKQGKVHSFLLSGDNAHRSYNEPWTMKRDLLKAGIQEQNIHLDYAGFRTLDSIIRAKEIFLANHFLIITQDFHCERALYIARYHHINAQCLAVPGPLNTSGLNIRIREVFARTKAFLDLYVLHAQPKFLGPIKPILTDEESPTEIVITPTSA; encoded by the coding sequence ATGCTTGTGACTCCAGAAAAAAAGCAAACTATAACCAAGTGGTTTGTCCGTAGCTTAACGTTACTCTCGATGTTAGTGGTGCTTTTCGCCTGCACTATTGCCCTTATCGATCGGATGATCAGTTGGCAAACCCAATCGTCTATTTATCATGATATTGCCAATGTTCCCCACTATGAGGTTGGCCTTGTTTTAGGTACCAGTAAGTATATTGGACATACTTTAAATACCTATTATTCACATCGAATTGACGCCGCTATTGAGTTACACAAACAAGGGAAAGTACATTCTTTTCTACTAAGTGGTGACAACGCCCATCGTTCTTACAATGAACCATGGACGATGAAAAGAGATTTATTAAAAGCGGGAATTCAAGAACAAAATATCCATTTAGATTATGCCGGATTCAGAACCTTAGATTCGATAATTCGGGCAAAAGAAATCTTTTTAGCAAATCATTTTCTCATTATTACCCAAGATTTCCATTGTGAGCGCGCTTTGTATATTGCCCGTTATCACCATATTAACGCCCAATGCTTAGCGGTCCCAGGCCCTCTAAACACCTCAGGCTTGAACATCAGGATACGCGAAGTCTTTGCTCGTACTAAAGCCTTTTTGGATCTTTATGTGCTACATGCACAACCTAAGTTTCTCGGTCCGATAAAACCGATTCTCACTGATGAAGAAAGCCCAACTGAAATAGTCATTACGCCAACTTCCGCATAA